The genomic DNA tgaatccAGACAAGAGGGAGAAAAAGGGGCCAACTTTAGTCAAAGAAAGTCTTTTAATATAaagcatttatttttcatcaaatcTCACTGGCTTGCCAGACTAAAGTCATCTTTATACTCCAACAGCCAGTATAATCTTCCTTCACACGCTACTTCCAATTTCTCATGTCAATGGATCTTACACCAATTAAGTAAAACGAGAATCTAACGTTCTCACTTACATCCATGGAAGGGACAAGTTGCTCAATCTCAACCCCGATTCACTGAAAGGCAAGAATTACCTGAAACGTGGCTTTAATTTGGTCACAACAGCATCTGAAAGCCCCGTACCAACTCTGCAGAAGGATATGAAACTGCAATATATTGATGCAGTTAGATCCATTATCCTTCATTTTGTGATATATTAGAATGGTTGATCCTGGGatcaggattttttttttttcgtgtaCTTTGGGAGGCTGAAGCCTGCAATACAAGAAAGAAACGACTAAGGAGTACAATGGCGGGGCATGGAGACCCCAATTACGTCACCCATGAGAAGTGCCTCTGAGCCCTTGTGGGGCTGGACAAAGAACTGGGAGCCAAGGGAAAGGCTTAAAGCTCGTCTCGCCATCCAATCGGCACAAGCATTCCCCTGGCGATGGATGTCTCGAACCTCAATACACCAGTTCCTCTCTGGGATCAGGATTTAGCAATAAAAAGAAGACCCACTAGAGGGCAGTAGATATAGCAATATCAAATCCAAGTCACTTTTATAATTTAGACTCTAAAGTGGTTCCTCATCCATCCTACGACCATAAGGTTGAAACAAGCTGCATTGCCACTGTTGATAGATAAGCTCAcccaataaaataaatagagaaGTCCATGAAATGAATAACTATTGACCTTTTTCTTGGAAGTATATTTCAGATGCAGCAATATAATACCCAAGAAGTCAAGGGTATAGATGAGAATGGTCGCTGAAGGAAAGTACCGTCTTGGACATGTATTTAAAGCAGGACGTTCTGCAAGACCAACCAAGAATTGAGCTACCTGTATTTCTATATGAATCAATAGAAGTTCCACCCAAAGCAGCACTAATTGCAGATCAAGGATCAGATTATGTTTGAGAGCTGTAATCACCTCCCCTCCACAACACCCAGAGCCGTAATATCCTCTTACAGATGGAACGATGAGAAGAAAACATTGTTATGGCCTAAGCAATCAAGGATATACTGCCTCAAATTGTTAAGCTGTACgtagtaaaaaaaaacagatatTCACCTATGACAACAAACATTGAGATCAGAGCTAGCACGAATATAGTTCGGCTTTAGCTTTAACCACTTTCCACTCCGATCACCTGGTTCCCATTTGGAACCAAGGTCTTTCAAGAAAATTCCTTCATCTCTATGTAAGAAGACATACCTTGATTAATACGACTAGCACTTCTAATGAAAGCAAATATACATACAAATTGCGGAATCAATGAAGGAATTTTAGGCTGTAAAAGTGATGCCAAATCTTCAAGAACTCAACCAGCAAGCCCACCAATTCATTCCATGTTGATCGACAGAAATATGTATCTAACAGCACTTTGGCATccaaaatttaagaaaattaagcCACATGAAATCCTATTGAAATAATATACAATAAAGTGACAGCCACATGTTTATACATAAAATAATCGCAAGAAGAACTAAAGCCACAACAAACAAggaaaaatagagaataaCTAAATCATCAATTGCCATAATGAAAGAGCGACCTTTTCAAACTTTCACCATTAAAATTTAACATTGCACAAGAAATAAAGTTATTACATTCACCCAATTTTAGCAGTTTATTAAGTTCAGACAGCATTATGCAGTTTCCAAAACAGATAGGATGCCTCACCTGTTCTCGATTGTTTCCTTAAAGAACCTTTCAACATCATCCAAATGAGCAACCAACAAGGCTCTCCTGTGACGTGTCCACGAGCAAACTAAGTCAGGTATTACTCTTAGAAATTCAGGATGTCCCAGTATAAGATCAACAGTTGTTTCTCTATCCGGACGATGTCGTGTGCTAAGACCCCCATCAGGTACTAAGATTTCCAAATGACCCTTTGTAGGCTTCGCAACTTTTCGAAGAAGCTCACGCCTTTATGCTTTGGTGAATGACACTGGTATCCCCAGAATAAAGAATATCAAATGCAACATCTGGTTATAGTAAATGTCAAGGTAAACTCTTATTTGTtgacaagaaccaatattttCGAGTTGAGATTTGCACAAACAGAGAGACAAAAAGGAGATGCTCCAAGGAAAACTATTTGTGTTACCGAAGAGACAATATCATTTGCAATAGATCTCACATCAGAGGAGCAGAGAGTTGAGCCACTGAATATGGTCTTCAAATAgcatttcctttctttttgaTGACATCAGAGTAAGTTTCATCTGGCTTGCTAACAGCTCCACCAAAGGTGAAAATGAGAATTTGAAAGTGTAAAGCATCCACAATTTAGAAAAGTGAATCAAAGGTCGGTCTGTCTGATATCCACATCCTATTAAGCCATTATTCAGATGTTATGTATGCTCCAGTACCTACTCACAACTAAATTTCTCACAAATGGGTTCTAATTTCCCGAACCAATCAATCACTGTTGACAAGCCTTTGAATGCCAAAAGCACAACTGCAAAGATAAAACAATGacaaattaatttcaagttaAGGTCGACTCAACAAAAAATTTAGTTGATAACACGTTTACAAACCTGTCTAGTGTCTATCACTGTCAAGTCCTTCCCTAGCTGCCTTGGCTGATGGGAAAGGGAAGAGATTAGTAAATGGACCATGCTTCTAACAGtacatttaattaaattgaaaaaaaaaatcaaggatGAAATTATGGATATAGTGCCAAGATCAAAACCAGGAAAATACCAATTTCTTGATTTGAACCAAACTCAGAGAAACAATTCGAACACTTGTCCCATACAAGCATTTCACCATAAAAAATGCACCTGAAGACAGAAGGAGATGAACCAAGAAAATAATGTCATTGCGAGATCCTCCAAATActtactttaaaaattatttatttttatttgagttATTAATAAAACACATGCTGCAATGACAGCACTTATCTATTTGGAGCAAATTAAATATAGAATCATCCTTACATTAGGAAAAGCTACAGCCACCTCTAATCTTGCTAAAAATGTAACTCACGGTCACACTTCCACTGGATCCATTGACATAGTTGCTTCTCATGATATGCTGACCCCCTTGACTTGCATCTCCCAATCTAAGTATAGGACAATATACTCCAgtatttgattttcttctaAGCATCCTTAAGATGTCCATAAGCAAGCTAGCGTAATTCCATCTCAATGTCAATGTATGCATTATTTAAACCATGGCTCTTTTGGAcccaaaaaatattaatgtgTACATTGATGTTGGAACTTTCGGGAATCATGCTTTTAACCCATCAGGCTTTTAACCTCCAAAGTGTTCTTGGTCAAAAACAAGTTCTGTATGCATCTGTCTATTGCTTCAAGTGAGTCAAGATTTCAATTTTTGGATTTGCAACTTAGGATCTGTCCTTTTCAGCAAGTAAAACCCATCCTATCAACCAGAATACTCTGAACAATAATGTCCAACATCCCATGCTCATATTCGGAATGATCAAGGAAGCTCCTGCAAGCATTGCGCAGCTTTCACACCAAACAAGGAGATGCCATATGTATACTTCAAACACGAGATTGTAAATCagcccaaaaaataaaataaaaatatttgaagcAGCTAAACAAGAGTACAGTAAATGTGATATATACCTGGAGAAGAAATGCACCTCAGTTCCATTCTTATGAATTTGAATGCGATCACCATCAAATTTGCATTCAACGATCACTTCTTTCCCATGAAGCTATACGTAAGATGataatcatataaattattacaaatcaaaataatatataatccaCTATTCTAAGGTTAAGAGGATGCACTACAAGGATACCATCCATCTATGTGAAAAAACCTGGAAAAGTGGATCAGTTTATCGTGGTGATGGCCATTAGGCAACTGTAGTGCAATCTtgagatgatatatatatatcccatTTGTTATGATGCTGCGGAAAAATTCATTGAATAAGACCCTTTTCCAAGCTGTTGCAGCATTACCAACTCTCATTGCAAGTTGGGGGCGCACTGGTTTTCCAACTTCTATATCCTGCACCCAATAGGCCAATACCCAGTATAAGCTCCATGCAATTCCACTAGCAATAGtaattttgaaaagttcaCCATGATATATGGTTCCTTAATGAAGTCCCTTGATTTGCCTATCCAGAAAAGGCTACACGTACCTTACAAGTATGCGGAGACAAATTGTAGGTCATGATATggatttaaattgaaaaacaagCCAGATGCAACTTAAAACTCAAGCTATACTGCAGTACAGAAGAAGTCAAACAAGATTCAAATTCCAGCCAGAAAAAACAGAGCTCTCAAAAATTATGCCGTATCTGAACTCAACCTGGCGCTTATGCCGTTGGCTCCGATCCCTTAGCCTCTCACAGACCAGCTTTAGATTACCTGTCACATCAAACAAGTCCTCAGCATCCTGATGAAATTCATGAAATATGCTCTTTTTCACTTACACCCAACTTCAGATCTACAGCTGAAATATGAAACCATAAGGAATGACTACTAAAAACAGGAATCTAAAAAACACTCATTAAAAAGGATTACCTTTAAGAATTATCATGACAATCCGCTTCAATTCCTTTGCATTTGTCTTGTTGATCAAAGTAGAAAGAACTGAAGTCTTCTCTGCCTGCAACAAAGTTATCAAAATGTAAGAACACCGAGAGTGGCAAAATTTTCATATGTACCATGGCCAGCAACACAATTCCATGTCCACAAGCAATGTACACGTGATGTGCATAACTGTATTTTCCATGTCTAGAATCTCTAGCACTAGTGAGTAGTGACCCATCTAAGAAGGCAAGATACAAACTCAACGGGCCATATTCCAACATAATGGTGATATTGATTGACAGACATGAAAATTGTCAGACTTCACTGATCTTGCTTTTACTTCACGGATGgactaataataaaaaatggacGTTTTATATCAAAAGTATGTTCTTCCAATACAcacaaaatgtttttttttcagcttcaAGCAAGAGATTCCAGTGGCTTCATGTTCGGTCTTTCTCCTGCAAATAAGAAGAGAGCTATCTCCCAGCAGAAGACTTATATTGATTGACAGACATGAAAATTCTCAGACTTTACCAATCTTGCTTTAAATTTACTTCACGGATGgactaataataaaatattagacTTTTTCTAACAAAAGTAGGTTCTCGCAAAACACACTAAAGTCTTTTGCAGCTCCAAACAAGAGATTCTAGTGGCTTCATATTCGGTCTTTTCCCCTCTGTGAATAAGAAGAGAACTAGCTCCCAGCAAGTCGGTATCGGATCCGGTTCGCATGGATATTGGGCCACAGAGCTCGGCCCTTGCCCATTACAGAGCTCTACCTCAAGTGCAGAGTCCTCAGCCTATTGGCCAAAACTCGGAACTAATCCCTGCTGGGgtgatcttttcttttccagtgTGATACGACTTAGTCCTTCTATCGGATTCATTCTTCTATCTTTTGTTCTGTTTCTGTTCACGTTCTCATTGTCCAAGTTTCATTTGTCGGATGAGATCAAACGAACAAAATGTGTTTTGCTCAACTTTTCCTGCGGGTGGATTTGCGCGATATGTATATTGACCTAGAGAAAACTTCTACCAACTTTCCAGGAAATGAAGATTCGAATGATgctgagagaaagaaagaattcaAGGACTAGATCCAACAAAGGAAGGATTCTTTTGATGTTAATCTATAGGGACTGCAAGCTAGTATGTTTCTGAACCTGTTACAGATGTTAAATTTAACTACTACTGCCCGAGATACAACCAGATTATACAAAggagttttatttattttgttatacAACGAAGGCAAAGATTGATGAAGCTGCAAGTTCATGAATGTGGTTTTCATCTCGTCCTGCAAAAGCTTCTTCTCGCGATGCCCATCAAAATGTTGAACCATTGAATCCAAAGAATGATCTCTGCATCAGAAAGATAACGCAGACCATCGGACTTTTCATTCCCATGGAAAATCAAAACAAATAGTTTAAGGTGCATGTGCCGTATGCAACAAATCTTCTAGAACAAAACACCTGATCAATCTTGAGCTAGTGGAAGAATCTGTCATTGAGATGCTACTGAATTTGAAAGCAGCATTCTTCAAGAAACATAAAGAATTTTAGAAAAGATTTTGATGGGTCTTCCCCTTTTAGTAAGCTTACAATAAGATTTAGAGGTGGATCTGCCAAGCTAATATACAGCATTCCTCTTTATTTCAGACTCATTTCCTAGATTCACCGTCTGATGGGTGACCCGGGAAAAACAAATTAcgaatttctttaatttagaAACTAATGGAAGTTGCATCACCCCGTGAATTAAAATTGATTCGCAAGCAAGAAATCCACTCAGCTTATCAGATTCTATCTAGTGCAATCTTAAGAAAATTTACTAAACATGAGCTAGATGAAGAACTTAATTAGAAGCAGATAGCAGgatatgaagaaaattcaagcGCATCATTACATTTGATGGAAAATACATATTTGTTATTTGCAGCAGGAAAATTATTGAATTCTTATAGCTgcagagaaataaaaaaagaagatgatgctCAAAAAGCAGATAAGTATGACCCACCTCGACATCATAGAACTTGATATAGAATCGAGAGCCATCAATGGAGAGCTTGGTTTGGAGAATTTCTGCAACAGTTGAACTCAACTTGCCATTAACACTCTGTCCAAGTCCCCCAATCGATATCAGCTCACCGTAAGCAGCAGGTGCTTCAGTTCCGGCAAATGCAATGGGCACCGACCCATTGAGTAATATCATCACGTACTGAACAAAAAGACAAGCAAACCTTACAATTTAAGTCAATTGTCCCCCCATGAGAACATCATGCCTACAGATCAAACAGAAGGAATGGGTACAAACCCGAATAGGCAATGTGATGAAGTACAGAATAATGACAAAGAGACCAAACACAAAGACTACGAAGATGTAACTAATGCCAGTCTAAGAAAAGCTGAAGCCCGAAGATGAAGCCGCGCAATCATATTTATTCAACCCTCATGTGAGCTCAAAGAATGACCAGCCACAACATTTGAAAGAACACTAAAGCAAGACAAAGCAGTCGGGCAATGAGGCTCGACTGCTCTCCAGATAAGAGCCTGCAGATTCGAAAGAACACTCTCTCTTGtacttttacaaatttttattGTAAAGATAAAGACTTTAACCTATTAGCATATGCACCGAATACAATAAAGCAAGACAAAGCAGTCGGGCAATTTGTTGCTCAACAACGAAAGAAACAGAAAGCCCACATCTTTAAATAAGCGAcccaacaagaaaatcaagcgAATTCATCAAGTACGAAGCAAACTCTGTTCCCAAAGTTCAGTGAGCAGTTTCGTCGAACAGTTTACCTTCATACAGAGTATATAACACGGAacataagagagagagagagagagagagagagaggagccaGGGCTTACAGACTCGGGCTTGCCGATGATCTTGGCGATCGCTTTGGTTGCGTCCCTGAGAATGTCGGAGGCGACGACTGCGTCCACTGGAACATTGGTGAACAAGTTCAAGGTtggcattttcttttctcgtaTGCGGGCGGGTCTTACAAAGCTTCAAGCTAAGCTACAGGAGGGAGAACTTATAATTCTTCTGTTTGTACAGAGAAATGGAATGAAACGAACGTGTGGTTCCAGAGAAGATAACGAGTTTTTTGCTTTGTTNNNNNNNNNNNNNNNNNNNNNNNNNNNNNNNNNNNNNNNNNNNNNNNNNNNNNNNNNNNNNNNNNNNNNNNNNNNNNNNNNNNNNNNNNNNNNNNNNNNNAGGTTGACAGGCATTTTCTCACTTTGCCAAACCATCTAAACCGAGTCTCAGGTTCCTCCCTCTCATGTTACCCTCTATTGGCACCATATCTGCTTTCTCTCGAATATTTTCTAATCTATTCTTTCCTAGCAAATTCACAGTTGAAAACTTGGAAAACATCCATCAAACAAGTCTCGTCTCTCGCTCATGAAGTCACTACCCCTCAGGTATCGGCCGCACACTGCCTCACAATGTACTATAGATGTATCAACTACTACTCATATGGCATAACTACCCTCATCACCAACTGCAATGAAATTCTTGATCTGTTCAACACCATTTCCATGACAGCTTTTTCTCTTACCAATTTCAGAATAGGGAAAATtcaaaagagaagaaatttATCGTTTCACCAAAGGCACCCTCTCAAGAGCAAGCTTGATCAGCAAAACAGAAGAGCCTAACACAACCAGCTAATATTATGCATGATTTCAAAGAGCCTAAAATACCCCGACATTGCAAGATGAGCACAAAAGATAGGAACAAAAACCGAAGTAAATTTAATTCAAGCCAACCTTGGATAGATCAGAAAGAACAAGACAAAGTAAGATATTCATGACTGCTACTAAAATCCAACTGCATGGCAAACTGAAGCAAGCAACCGACAGATGATAATCGAAAACCCTAATCCACCAGAATCAAAGAACAGAGCTTTCATTCAAACCCGAAAAGAATTAGCGGTGTATCTGGGATTATCGGTtgtaaatgaaattaaaagctACCTCTTTCGCCAGCATCGCTGTCCTTGCGCTTCAGAATCTTCCTCACATTTTTCTTCAACAAGAAACTGAACATCTTACCAGCAATGCAGAGGCGAGCTTCAGAaatcaaaagctctcaacacTCCCCCTCTCAGCACACTCATCGACTCAAACCCAAAGCGAAAAATCCCCACAAAACAGAACAAAAATGGGTTCAAGTTTGCTCCTTTATAGCTCCATTTCCTACTGGGTTTGGAGATATTGGAGCAGGAGGCTGGTGGAGCTGAGACTGAGACAGACAGAGAGAGTGACAGGGGAAAGGAGAGTAAAGGGTCTGTGATTTTGAATGGGGGGGACAAGATGACAAGCCGGGAAGTGATGTGGACAAAAATGGGAGGTGGGATTGACCTCGAAGGTGAAAGAGAACAAGGCGAGGGTGTCGCTGCTATCGAGAAGGGGACACGTGGGGTTGAGGCCAGGGACCGTTAATGGCGAAAAttggggggagagagagagagagagagggcagGGAGCGGAGGAGAAAATGAGGCAatcacgctctcactgaaggGAAGACCGAAGACGATGCAGTGTCAACGGAAGAGCAGGAAAGACTGAGGCAACAGTCAGCAGAATCGCTTACAACCTGCGGCACTCGACAGCAATCAGACCCACTGTTCTGTTGACTGTCCCTGGCAACCTGCGGGGGGTATGAATAAAATGAATTACTAATAGTAATATCATTAACATAATCTATAGGATTATGGACATGATGATAAATCTTcatttagggaaaaaaataattcttattTTCGGTTACATTCATCGTCTGACCAGGACCGATTTTACATTTTCAGACCTACATTATAACATCTCGAAGTTCAGTCAAGTACCTGGATCAGAAAGTGAAGACATGAAAGTTGAAGGCTTACGAGCGACACTGTAAATTTAGTTGTCACTGTCAACAATGATCGGAACTGGACATGATTGAAGGCTCAAAAGAGATTGGGATATACATAGTTttaccttcttctttttttttttttcctttggctTGACTTTACGTTCtaaattatcatttatttatcactattatttatctatctattatCCAAGTAATAGTtagattaaaattatataatttaatttctatccCCTACCAACctttctcctctctttttATCCGTCGGCCTCCATTAgtttcattttctattttttccttttaagttATGTGTGTCAAATTAACTTGATCAGAATTTGTAATTGGGCGAGTTGATTTCTCACTTTAATTacgattaaaataaaattaattttgtaagctatatttctattatttaatttttaaatcaaataGTTTAGGTTTAATCCCCACAAGCATCCATCTAATATTACTATATGTGAGAAGCCAGTTTCAATCCCTTACATAATAGAatgttgatttttttccttggTGTGCAACACGTGAATATCTGAAAGTCCAATAGATCCGACTAATTTAGATTTGAGTCATGTCTGTTCACaagagataaaactctcacTATAATGGATTATCTCCATTCACATATACTCGAATTACTAATCTTAGTAAGGAAAATATGCGTCGACTTATTTAAATCATTCGCATTGATTAGAATATATATGCTGCTTTTTAAGTTACTGCAACAGCAGATacttagggaaaaaaaaaattattctatgatagaaaagaaaatgcaccatttttttttatcacaaATCTTCCCCCTCTCTCCTATTTTCCTTATTGCCTAATCCTCATCTCTCTTGTCAACTCATACATACTAAATTCACCTATATAATCCAAAGTAAGTTAATCCAAGTAGTTTgacactttttctttttagtaaAGTCTTGAGTTCTACTcttatgaatgaagaaaatctacgctaaaataattttacccTTTAGCAGGCTGATCTAACTAAAAATGGATTAATCGAGGCCCTTTAAACTACAGGATACCAGATTGTACACCGAAAAATTCACCCTTTCATTctgttcatttttcttcaatattcatatttataatttagttCTCGAGAAAGAGATAAAATCCAGACTCATAAGGCCAATTATAGTTTAATGAAATACTAGGATATTATGCACGCGCGATGTTGCTTGTCagaaaatttttttgtttgtcaTGGTGGTATAGtgtaataattaaaatgtAGTATAACtaaaactaataataatacttctatatagaaattatgatattgataaaaaaaattattcagatttttcaaaaaattgtaCTACTTAATTTCATAGGATATAAAAGTTAACATTGCTCTTCGCTaatcttaatttgaattttcaatatttttatctAAAGTACCATGATCGCAATATAATTGGCCTTAATTAGTTCACTGATATTTTAAGTAGATGAACTTTCTTACAATAGGtttgatatttattaaaaGCATATCGCAGCCGATGCCAAGTTAATACCCAAACAAGAATTATCTCAAGTCAATATGATAGTCTACTATTATGTTTCAACGTTAAAATGAGATATTTCTAAAGTCACGAATAAAAAGAGACTGCTTAAATTGGTGCCAAATTGAAATATGTCTTTTATCAAGGTGGATTGTTCTTAGGCTAGCATTTGTTATCCTTATGTGAGGCCTCaagttcgagtcttgtaaTTGAAGGAAATTTACAACCGggagagttttattttttagtgggCCAACTCCGCTTGAACTTAGATAATCAGATTCATTGAACTTCCAAATATCAAGTGGTACAcatcaaaattattattgttattattatataaattaaaaaaaaattaaaagtattgagaaactaatgaaaaaaaagaaaaagaaaagaaaagtagaAGGATGGGTGGTTGAGAGTGAAAAAAACCATACTACTCTCCAACTCATTCCTATGGaccaattttaattattttttgttttgtttatgtttatgtttatttatgtttacgtttatatattaaatttaaaatattaatattaatattaaataataat from Punica granatum isolate Tunisia-2019 chromosome 2, ASM765513v2, whole genome shotgun sequence includes the following:
- the LOC116194858 gene encoding macrophage migration inhibitory factor homolog; amino-acid sequence: MPTLNLFTNVPVDAVVASDILRDATKAIAKIIGKPESYVMILLNGSVPIAFAGTEAPAAYGELISIGGLGQSVNGKLSSTVAEILQTKLSIDGSRFYIKFYDVERSFFGFNGSTF